The following is a genomic window from candidate division KSB1 bacterium.
CATTGTACTGCACAGCCCCGTCCGTCACCCCTCGGTGGTCATGGTGCTGGACCAGACCCTTCTTGACACCGTCGATGTAGTCGAGGGGATGCCAGAGGATGGTACGCTCATCATCAATACACCGAAGGCCCCGGAGGATATCCGTAAGCGCCTGAACCTGAAGGGCGGCAAGATCATCACCCTCAATGCCTCGCAGATCGCTCAGGAGACAATCGGGCGGCCCATTCCCAATACGGTGATGCTGGGTGCCTTCTTGCGTGCTACCGGCATGTTGGAGCTGGAGACCGTGGTGGCAGATATTCAACACAAATTTGCCCGCAAGTTCAGCCGCGAAATAAGCGATGCTAACGTCAAAGCCATCAGGCGCGCCTACCAGGAGGTGAAGATC
Proteins encoded in this region:
- a CDS encoding 2-oxoacid:acceptor oxidoreductase family protein, with translation MARMIEVRWHGRGGQGAKTAAQMLAEAAIEEGRHAQAFPEYGPERTGAPVRAYTRISDAPIVLHSPVRHPSVVMVLDQTLLDTVDVVEGMPEDGTLIINTPKAPEDIRKRLNLKGGKIITLNASQIAQETIGRPIPNTVMLGAFLRATGMLELETVVADIQHKFARKFSREISDANVKAIRRAYQEVKIG